One window from the genome of Actinoplanes teichomyceticus ATCC 31121 encodes:
- a CDS encoding PQQ-dependent sugar dehydrogenase, translated as MRSIARTLVAGCLSLTLAACSVADGQPPEPPTSAAPPVTAPATGAATAPPRVSTPVRFGDGQRMLVPAGWSVSLWARVPGARLLAWTPDRRLLVSRPRSGDVVALTPAGADRPAGQRILVSGLNQPHGLAFAGDTLYVAESDQVNAFTYRDGAVSGRRLVIGGLPDAKSRDLHGAYAHALKSVAVGRDGAVYVSVGSTGNVSARDRDSSPERAAILKAPAGGGRPTTFARGVRNGTGLAIAPDGSLWTAVNGRDNIAYPEDRDIDGDGDGDRGRVVQKYVNDHPVEPLARLTPGRDLGWPYCNPDTDLSFDRDVQLNPDGDKLDCSRLAPVEQAMGAHSAPLGLSFTTGPGLPAPYGVGALVGIHGSWNRNPPRAPEVSFFGWRAGKLGPQQTLLSGFQDGHGRRWGRPVMAVPGPDQAIYVSDDLAGVIYRVFWTSR; from the coding sequence GTGAGGAGCATTGCTCGTACGCTGGTCGCCGGATGTCTGTCGCTCACCCTGGCCGCCTGTTCGGTGGCGGACGGGCAGCCGCCGGAGCCGCCCACCTCGGCGGCACCGCCGGTCACCGCGCCGGCTACCGGGGCGGCCACCGCGCCGCCGCGGGTCAGCACGCCCGTGCGTTTCGGTGACGGCCAGCGGATGCTGGTCCCGGCCGGCTGGTCGGTGAGTCTCTGGGCGCGGGTGCCCGGGGCGCGGCTGCTGGCCTGGACCCCGGACCGGCGCCTGCTGGTCTCGCGTCCCAGGTCCGGCGACGTCGTCGCGCTGACGCCGGCCGGCGCGGACCGCCCGGCCGGGCAGCGCATCCTGGTCAGCGGGCTGAACCAGCCGCACGGGCTGGCCTTCGCCGGGGACACCCTCTACGTGGCCGAGAGCGATCAGGTCAACGCGTTCACGTATCGTGACGGCGCGGTCTCCGGGCGGCGCCTGGTGATCGGCGGCCTGCCCGATGCGAAGAGCCGCGATCTGCACGGCGCCTACGCGCACGCGCTGAAGAGCGTCGCGGTCGGCCGGGACGGCGCCGTCTACGTCTCGGTCGGGTCCACCGGCAACGTGTCGGCGCGGGACCGCGACTCCAGCCCGGAGCGGGCCGCGATCCTCAAGGCGCCCGCCGGTGGCGGCCGGCCCACCACGTTCGCGCGCGGCGTGCGCAACGGGACCGGGCTGGCGATCGCGCCGGACGGCTCGCTCTGGACCGCGGTCAACGGCCGGGACAACATCGCGTACCCCGAGGACCGCGACATCGACGGCGACGGCGACGGCGACCGGGGCCGGGTCGTCCAGAAGTACGTCAACGACCACCCGGTCGAGCCGCTGGCCAGGCTGACGCCGGGGCGGGACCTGGGCTGGCCGTACTGCAATCCGGACACCGACCTGTCGTTCGACCGCGACGTGCAGCTGAACCCGGACGGCGACAAGCTGGACTGCTCGCGGCTGGCCCCGGTCGAGCAGGCGATGGGTGCGCACTCCGCGCCGCTGGGCCTGAGCTTCACGACCGGCCCCGGGCTGCCGGCCCCGTACGGCGTGGGCGCCCTGGTCGGGATCCACGGCTCGTGGAACCGCAACCCGCCCCGGGCGCCCGAGGTGTCGTTCTTCGGGTGGCGTGCCGGGAAGCTCGGCCCTCAGCAGACCCTGCTGTCCGGGTTCCAGGACGGGCACGGCCGGCGCTGGGGCCGCCCGGTGATGGCCGTGCCCGGCCCGGACCAGGCCATCTACGTCAGCGACGACCTGGCCGGCGTGATCTACCGGGTCTTCTGGACGAGCAGGTAA